Part of the Sulfuriflexus mobilis genome is shown below.
CCTCAGCGAAGAAGACCTTGCACAGTTGCGCCGGCAACTGGAGCAGCTGGCCCCCGAGGCGGTGGCCATCAACCTGTTATTTTCCTTTCTTGATGATGCGGCCGAACGGGCCATTGAGGCGATCGTGCCGCCGACGATGTTTGTCTCACGTTCATCGAATATCCTCCCTGAGTATCGCGAATACGAACGTGGTATGACGACCTGGTTGAATGCCTACGTGGGACCGTTGGTGCAGGGCTACCTGACACGTCTGCAGGCGGGGATCGCGCCGTCCGCGTTGTCGGTTATGCAAAGCTCCGGTGGCACCATCGACGCCGCACAGGCCGGAGAGCAGGCGGTGCACCTGTTACTCTCCGGTCCGGCAGGCGGTTTGGCCGGGGCACGTTACATGGGACTGGCCTGCGGCCAGGAACACCTGCTGACCTTTGACATGGGCGGTACCTCCACCGACGTAGCCCTCATCGATGGTGAGTTGCGCCTGACCAGCCAGGGTGAGATCGCCGGCTACCCCGTTTCAGTACCGATGGTCGATATGCATACGATAGGGGCCGGGGGCGGTTCCCTTGCCAGTGTCGATGCCGGCGGCCTGCTTCAGGTCGGCCCGGAATCGGCCGGTGCGACACCGGGTCCGGCCTGTTATGGTCAGGGTGGCCGACGTGCCACTGTCACCGATGCCAATCTGGTACTCGGGCGCCTGCGTGCCGAGGCCTTTCTGGGCGGGGGTATGTGTCTCGATATCGCTGCCGCCCGTGAGGCCCTGGCGGTGATCGCCGAAGGCCTGGCCTGCACCGTCGAAGCCGCGGCGGAGGGGGTCTTACGCGTGGCCAATGAGCATATGGCACGGGCGTTGCGCGTGATCTCGGTACAACGGGGTGTCGACCCACAGGATTTTAGCCTAATGTCGTTTGGCGGCGCCGGGGGGCTGCATGTCTGTGCCCTGGCCGAGGCCCTGGGTATGCGCGAGGCGATTGTGCCGGTGCACGGCGGTGTACTGTCGGCCTTTGGCATGCTCGCCGCCCCGCGAGCCAGGCAATTATCGCGTACCGTTAACGGCGCCTTTGCTGCTGTTGCCGCCACGGTCATCGATGCCCACATCGAGGAGCTGGCCGCCCAGGGCAGGCGAGCACTGATGGCCGAGGGTGTGGAGGCCGCCAGTCTGCACACCGAGAGTGCCGTGGACCTGTGTTATCGCGGTCAGTCGTATACCTTCACGATTGCCTGGCAGGGGCATGTGCAATCCAGCGCGGCCTTTCACCAGGCGCATGCCGAACGTTACGGCCATCAACTGGATTTGCCACTGGAACTGGTTAACGTCCGCGTCAATCTACAGGCCCCGGCGCCGCAGCCCGTTCTGTCATGTGTCGGGACGGGGCAACCGGCACAGGCAGAGAGTCACGTTGAGGTTTTTGCCCAGCCACAGCCGGTCCCCGTGTATGCCCGCGAGGCGCTGATAACAGGGCAGCGCCTGGTTGGCCCGGCATTGATCACAGAGACGGTGTCGACGACCTGGTTAGCGGCGGGTTGGCAAGCCTGCCTGCATGCCTCGGGGAGTTTGTTACTGAGCCGCTAGTGAGCGATTT
Proteins encoded:
- a CDS encoding hydantoinase/oxoprolinase family protein, coding for MMLLGVDTGGTFTDFVVLDDRGLRVHKVLSTPQAPEQAILQGMCELGLVFADSLQVVHGSTVATNAVLEGKGVRTAYIGNRGLADVLTIGRQARRELYNLQPVASGLPVERGLCLETGGRLGADGETLQALSEEDLAQLRRQLEQLAPEAVAINLLFSFLDDAAERAIEAIVPPTMFVSRSSNILPEYREYERGMTTWLNAYVGPLVQGYLTRLQAGIAPSALSVMQSSGGTIDAAQAGEQAVHLLLSGPAGGLAGARYMGLACGQEHLLTFDMGGTSTDVALIDGELRLTSQGEIAGYPVSVPMVDMHTIGAGGGSLASVDAGGLLQVGPESAGATPGPACYGQGGRRATVTDANLVLGRLRAEAFLGGGMCLDIAAAREALAVIAEGLACTVEAAAEGVLRVANEHMARALRVISVQRGVDPQDFSLMSFGGAGGLHVCALAEALGMREAIVPVHGGVLSAFGMLAAPRARQLSRTVNGAFAAVAATVIDAHIEELAAQGRRALMAEGVEAASLHTESAVDLCYRGQSYTFTIAWQGHVQSSAAFHQAHAERYGHQLDLPLELVNVRVNLQAPAPQPVLSCVGTGQPAQAESHVEVFAQPQPVPVYAREALITGQRLVGPALITETVSTTWLAAGWQACLHASGSLLLSR